The DNA region TCTGGGCTCTATTTTTATACTATCTCCCACTTTTCAGGCATGTTTTTGAAGACTTCTCTTGCAAGATGCTAGGTCATAAAAATTAAGATCTGTATTTTTACAGTCAGGAGGATGTTAACTTTTCATCATCTGTAAACCAGAGTTAGAGTTGAACTGCCAGTCTAGAAGCCAGATTATCTGCTGTGCTCCTCTTCTGAACTATTCAGTTTCTTTAACTGtagctgttttaaaataaacagttgttggtaattttatttttttttctgcagaaattatCTTCATCCTTTTTGATGTTTTTCAAgactgaaagaacagaaaagacttTGCAGGGTAGGGAAGAGAAATCCAAAATTAGCTGTTTGCAAGCAGCTCTTGGTACTTGGCATGAGCGCTCAAAAATGAACAATTCCTCTGCCTCAAATCTGAAGAGTCACTGCCACTACCCAGTTGCAGTACTTTTAATCAGTTTCCTTTTataatgtatttcttttggtgttttgccttgtttttttttgattactTGGAGAACGTAGTTATTACCTATAGGAGTTTTATTTCTAGCAAACATAtgtcacaaaaaaaccctgagcaACCCCTATGGAAGGTGAAGGATTAAATACGCCATAGCTGCAGAACTCTCTCGTGGGCTAGAGTTAATTTTTGCAGGTCAAGGGGGCTGCACTGGATGAAATGGGAAGTTTTTAATTTTATGCTGCCTTCTCTGGGAAAAACATAGAATCTTATTCTTCGAGTCTATGAATCCGCTATTTTCACTTCAAATCAGTCAGCGTAATGTTCTCTTGTATACAGTGTTACAGAAATAACACTTTTGTACAGGCATGCCTTACTATTTATCAACAGGAAAGTTGTGAGCTGGAATTTTCTTAATCCTTGTATTTAGATCCGTTTCCTaaagttttcttcctttcagatTTCATGTTCTTTTTAACCTTGCTATGAGTAAAGTAGGTAGGTAGAGATGGGGAGGAAATGCTAGAAGTGCATGAAGCCTTCTGGTGAATACGTTCAGTGTAGATATCAAGTGGGTGTGTATATATAAGtataaaaactgatttaaaaaaagaaaaggtgaaacaaGTTGGTTTGGGATTTTCTGCAAGGGTCACGCATACTGCTTCTGTAGTACTTCGTTTAGTTGGGTCTGTGGCTATGGCTTTTGTGTTTAGAGGTTGCCAATGCCAGTACATATTCTCTACAAGCTCGGGAAGGTAGTGATTTGAGCACAGCAATATCTTCTGCACTTCACCTCTCAGGTATTCTGCTAGGATTGTTTTCAGCTTCTTTCTGTAGGCTTCTAAAGATGGAGGTATGGACCACTGTGTAGTGAATTTAAACTTGCTGACAATAAGCACTCTTTCCTTAAGCTACTTCTTGGGAACTTGCAGAAGTAGGTCATGGACCATCCAGTGTTTTTTCCCTGACTGAAAGCTGCTAAATTATGCTACTCGGATATTCTTGATTTCCCCTCATTTGAGACTTTTGTACAGGACTGATGAAGAGGGAAAGATTTAGGAACATTTTTacactggaaaaggcatttctGATCAATGATTCTGCAACTCATGACAGATTTTTTAAATTGGGAAAATAACAAAGTTTTGTAAAACATATTGATGGTATCACTTTCAAATTATTGTGGTCCAAGTAATACTTTCTTATTCAGAGACATGGACTGCTTTTACCTGGCTGGTGCAATCACAAAGTCTCTCTTCATCTAAGTTTTCTCTCTCTGTGCAGGTTGGCTGATGAATTGCACATGCCTTCCCTGCCAGAAATGATGTTTGGAGACAATATCCTAAGAATACAACATGACCATGGTTTTGGAATTGAGTTCAATGCAACAGATGCTTTAAAATGTGTCAATAATTGCCAAGGTATGATCAAAGTGGCTTGTGCAGAGGAGTGGCAAGAGAGCAGGTACAGTATTTTATCACCAGTGGGCAAGTACTAGTGTTTTATAGGGGAAACTGGGATAAAGCAGTTAAAGGTACAGACTGAGAACTGGAATTCTTGAATACCATGTTGCATTTGTTTCTGCCATAGATATACTGTGTGATTACAAAAGTCACCTAGCTTTTCTTTGCCATAATCGTCCTATCTGCTAAACTGTGTTAACTATGTTTTCAGTTGTGTTGTGACTTGCTTAAAATAAATGGCAAATTTAACATGGCTTAATCCTGTTTCCATTTATTCAAAATTAATAGGGCCCTGAGCATTGCAAGATTGTGTCTTTTGGTATTCAAAGTGTAGAATGCTGTACATGTTCAAGGACAATTACCATGCATAAAAACTAATTGTACTGCTTACTATTTACCAAATTAGTGGCAGAGCACCTATGAATAAATTATAGAGAGAAAtcaaaattctcattaaaattaaGTTGAAGTGCAGTGTTAATGATAGCTGTGTGTTGTCTGCAGATTGCTTTCTGTCTGTTTAAAGAAGAAGGGATCTTGAGCTATAAAATTTTCAACAATGTTgaattaaaatctttattttgacTGATAGGACTGAGATAGTGCTTGCACAGGAATTCTGGTAATGGTTTCTAATTTACAGTGTAAACATAGATGTTGTGAAAGAAGCAACACTGTATAGTTCAGACTTCACATCGTAATTCTAGCATGGGCAATGGTGCTATTTAACTTTTTGAAGAGTAAGGACATGAGTCTTATGTGAGGTTGCAATTTCTTCAAAGAATTACTACAAAGCGTGCtgaattctttttcctttgttgaGGAGTGAGACTGAGCACACTAAGGAAGTTGTCAAACCATATGATTGGACTTACACAACAGACTACAAAGGAACGTTGCTGGGAGATACTGTAACATTAAAGGTGACTTCTTTTCTCCTTAAATGCTTATTACATAGTATTTCAGTCAAGCACTTTTTTTGGAAGCTGTGGTTTCCCTTTCAGTAAGCTTATATAAAATCTCCTATGGTTCATAGGACTAAAGAGTTTCTGACTTCAAAGTATAGTTTGGACTTTTCATGTCTCAGcaggtgtgctttttttttaattggctcatggctcattttaattttttaaagcatCTTATGATTATATAAAAGGGTCTCATATGTTCCTGATTAAGAACTTGCTCAAAGACGTAAAGCGCACAAGAATCCTTAGTGCTTGCTGGATCCCCCTTTGaagccctgagctcctcagatacGACAGAACTATCTCAACTGCATAGTTCTCTGGTACCTTTACTCTGTGTTGCTTGCTGCTTTTTGTGATCAGGTACCCAGGTCTGCCTGCTTTCAGtggctttgtttttcagaaacagTAACTCATATTTAAACTGTGACAGATCCTCCCTTGTCTTTATTTACTTAAAGAAAGACTGATGTTCCCAATTTCTCTTTACTGTGTACAGACTGTTTGCTGCTAACCAGATAATATATATTAATTCACTAGGATTGGTTTAGCTATAGATTGTTTGAGTTACTCTGGAATTAAAAGCACAGCATAAAACTACTGTCTTGTGTGCTCATAGTCTTTAGGCAGCAGAAGTATATGAATCTATATGGAGAGCACAAGATGGAAAACATACTGGTATTTGATTTTGAGGAAAGGCTTTATTACAATGCTATTTGGGGTTTGTAGTTTGCTAGAAATGCCGAGTGTGTGAAATATTACTTATAACCCAGAACTTCCCAATCATATGTTAAACTCAGGGTGTCTTCTAATGTTTTGAAATACGGAATGCAAGCAGAATTGTTGCAACTGGAAACCTAACTAAGCCTGTTCCCTGGAGGTGATTTATTTGGAATTTTCCACTTCAGATTTTTGCTTTGATTGATGTTTCCTCTTGGAAACTTTGGTGTTAGTTTTAACTTTTCCTCTTAGACTTGTATGTGTGTCTTCAGCTGAGTGCTCTAAAGTTTTTTCCCTTTAGAAAACTAGCAAGTGCAGGATTTTCAAGATAAAGACAAACTCTACATATCTGGACATCAAACTAATGTGCTAACTGTTCTTAATCTTGTTCTTCAGGTTGTGCCTACAACAGAACACATAAATACAGAGAAACTGAAAGCCAGGGAGCAAATTATGTTTTTTGAAGAAGTCCTTCTGTTTGAAGATGAACTTCATGATCATGGAGTATCTAGTTTGAGTGTAAAAATAGTGAGTACTGAGAGGTGTATGCAAGAGACTTGTTGACCCAGCTGGCTAATGTATGCAAAATGTAGTCCCTTTTTGCCTGTTATTTCTTCTGgaatttaaagtttaaaatgcaaggttctttataattttataatCTTTATAATCTTACAATTATAATCTTGTTGAAAGCTATGATATATTAATCTTGTTTTATCAGTTGCTTCAGTATTTGTGAATATCTGACCTAACAGGTGCATACCTAAAGTAAGACTTTGTAATATGCTGAAAGgaatatctttatttttgcagAGAGTTATGCCTTCCAGCTTTTTTGTGTTGTTGAGGTTTTTCTTGCGAGTTGATGGTGTACTTATCAGGATGAATGATACAAGGCTTCACCATGAGGTAAACACTTATTCTTTATATCATTCACGTTTTACAGATGTTCCCTTGCAGTATCACTTTCAGAGAAGACCTGCTGATATTCCTGTAATCTAATACTGATATTCTGGGGTGTAGAGGTTACCTGAATTGAACTTTcaagtgtattttattattatGGTGGCGCTGAAATAGTGACAGAGTGCTGGATGCCATTGGGCTAGGTATTGCACAAGCAGAGCAGACTATCCTTCATCTGAAGTAATCATTTAGTTATATTGGACAGACACAGATTAGAGAGGaagtcagagaagaaaaacagacaacAGTAAATGGTGTGATACTGTTCTTATGTTAGTAGCCCCTGGCTTCCAGGTATATTTTTCTGGCTTGTCTACCTCATGACTACAAGTTTCACTCTGCAAATAACTGTCCGTACAACACTGAGTCCAGGCATCTTTTAAACAATATACTACATACAGTTGTGGTTCGCTTGTTCTGTTTAGCTCCATTAGTACTGATTATAGGAGTTCTAGCTGAGTAAAAATTAAGAAGCATAGTTCTTTTTTGTGCACAGAAAAGTGACTTTGGGGAAGGAGCAAGATTGCTAAACTCTTTTGTTGTTTGTCAAATGGTTACTAAATTCAGTGTATTTACAAAGCTCATCTTGCACTGACGTTAAATGATAATTTTATAATTAACTTTTGCAATTTTTCCCATTAGGCTGACAAGGCCTACATGTTACGAGAATATACATCCAGGGAAAGCAAAATATCAAGTTTAAAGgtattgtttttttaaatgttttctctgtggggtttttttttgttttgttttatggtcAGCATAGAAAATACTATATCTGTAAGCCTTTCTTTGTTAGGTTTGGAATCTCTGGAGAGGAAAACCTCTTCTGCTTGTACAGTGCTTATTTCAGGGCAGATTATCATTTGTAAATGATCAGTTCTGAAGATCACATGACAAGATATGGGACTAGATTACTTTTTCTACTTTTGAGTCATCAGACTTCTTAACAGAACTGTTCAGCCACAAAATCAGGCACTCCATTTTCTGTGTTCATGAATTTCAGGGCTGGTTATATACTTCCCTGTGGTACTAGTGGTTAAGATCTGTTTATTAGCACAGACTGATTCAGTTTTTCTGGTGCAGGTGTAATAGCTCACCTTAGAATTCTGATATTGGTTCAGTATCATTTGTGGCACCTTAAGAGTTGCAACTATTGAATTTTATTCTTGACCCAACACTGTGACCATAGATATTCTGCTTACTTTCCTTCTCCcttatttttcttcatctctAAGAAGTGACTTATGTGTTACCAAGCTTCCAGGGGGATATTtgcaaaatgattttctttttgaaaagaaggACACTTTATCATTTCTTAACAATATATGATCCCCATAAAAAGCACTAAATCCAGTTATGAGCCTTTTAATAGTTTTCTGGTTTCTGAAATACAAGTCAAAGTGACATAGGTCTTATTTTACCTCATGCTTCAAAATGATCATCTACGTggttaaataatttttctgtctgtCCTGATGGAGAAGAAATATGTATGGCTTTTCAGCTCCCTAGATCAGCTTgcagaagtaaagcaaaaaagatttctgcttcaCTTACATTTGAAATAATTGGAACAGCAGTATGATTCTTTGCATGTTAGGAGTAGCCAAAACATAGgttgtattttaataattttggATACACTTCTAGATTATAGAATGTCTTTAGAAAGTTTGAAGGTGGTGTGCCCAgaatagatttctttttcaggtatCTTGTATGTGGTTAAGCTATGCCATCTACAGGAATCTACAGAGAAAGATACAGATGAAATTAATTGGTTTCATAAGTTATTCAAATATGAAATTACAATCAGTAATTCATATTAATGTCTAAACAATGTCAGTGTTGGACTTAATAAAACTGAGATCTATGCTGAGAAAAGCATAACTATTAATAGCTGAATCTGAGCACCTCCAGTGACTTTACTGCAGTTACTAGAAGGCATTAATCATGGGATCTCATGAGGCTCTTGTCTCATCTAGAATAGACCATAAAATGGACTGTTAGCTATGCTGAAATAATAAATATGATTTAAAACATTGTGGCTCCTCTTGAATTCTCTCATAGTTCTTGTGGTCTTATAATCTGctacttaaaaatactgaatACATTTCCTTATCCCATTTATCACGCAAGAAATGGAAGATTGTATGTATGTACATTTAAAGTCATAAAGTAAATTTTAATAATGATATCTGACTtcaagtgtttaaaaataatttgggtAAACTATAGGCTAGACATGCCCAAAAACTTTGCTTGTGAAATTCATCTTTattacatttttcatttgtttcatgtAAAACTTTTGCTTCTTAGCATGTTCCACCTTCCCTGTTCACGGAGCCTAACGAGATCTCTCAGTATCTGCCAGTAAAGGAGACAATTTGCGAAAAGCTAGAATTCCCAGAGAAGCTGGAGCCTGAACCACAAGCATCACTGGAAAGCACATGTGTGGAGTCTAAATAAATGTGACTTTATATGGACTTGAAGTAGACTGGAGATCATGTGATCATGTGACCATTACCATTGTGGGGGGGTTTCACTATTTGTGGAATAAAGAATTTGGCTAATTTTTCTGTAGCCCTAAATGAACACAGAACTTATTGCAAGCAGGTtttgatgattttcttttttgtttcatctttttttatttcaaacctGTATCTGTAGTTAATGATAGACTGGTGGTGAATTATAGTCTTAAATGGCAACGGAGAAAGACCCCCATGATTTGGGTTCTGTTTAGTTCAGTGGCTAGGTAGGAGTATTGCCTGGACCCTCCACCACAAACACTTCCAGGAAGATCTTGTTGTTCTTGCTTCAGATACCAAGAGACTACTACAGTTCACAAAACTGTGGGGAAATCttctatagtttaaaaaaaaaaatatatatatatatatatatatatatatatatatatatatattgttccCTCTGCATATGTTTTGGGCTTTTGGTCCTAAACTATGCATATTGCTTGGCTCCCCGTACTGCAAGCTGATAACCAATTAAGTTATTTCTTGGAATCTCTGATCGGGACTTCTTACTTAGAAATATTCATTTTATCTAAGAATAGCTTTAAGGAgcaaaaataattgcatttgtTTGACCCTATATAAaggtaaaaaatactttattcatGAGCCATCAACTCCAGAGCAGGAAAAAAGCTGCCATATGTCAGCCATATTTCTCTAGGCAGCTCAAGAAAGTGTTACTTGGGGTAGATGAGCTGCTAAGGTCGTGTGCTATCTTGGAAATGCATTGTTCTGTATTGACCTTCTGTTGGGCATATCAGCtagtgcccatgtgtgatggaTATGCTGCCCTGACGATCAAATTGTTAAATTCCAGGGTGGCTTATGGCTGGCAAAGCGAGGGGAGTTTTTAGTCTCTTATCCCTAAAGGATGCTGGTATTTGCAATTTGAGGAAACGTGAGCTTATGTAGCTTTAAAGGAATGCTATCATGTATTCCGGATATGtaattttgattcattttttaagTTCTCTAAGTTTTAATATTAACAGAAATGTGTTCACATGCATATTCAGAGTTTTAACTCAACATTTTGTGGATTAAACATTTACACACTTATATTTCTTTTGGAAACTCTAAATTATGTTAATGGTTTACCATAAGAATGAGGGAGCTAAACAGACTAGTCTAGGTTTACTGCTCACACTCTTGTTAAGTGCAAGAAGCAAATGACATAGTGAAAGTAGGCCTTGTGCAAAACCTAAAATAGTTAAGAAAATGGCAAATAAGAATGTATGAATTTTGATCttctggagttttttttttcttaaaattctaaATATTCTACACTGCGTATCTTCATACAACCAACCTACTCCCAACCTCAGTGTAGTTCTTTGGAGGAATGGTTTTCACTTGAAGACCCTGACATTTTTAGAGAAAGTGTATTGCCATCTAAATGACAGTGgtcttaataaaaacaaacctgCCTTGTTCTATTTGAGGCCCTCTGGTCTAATGACTTGATCATAAGATTGAAAAGCAGGAATCTAACTGCAGTTCTTATCATTGATTTACACTGTAACCATGAGGAAGTCGCTTAACTTCTGTGCCTCGGTTCCTTGTCTGTAAAAATGGGACTAATACATGCCTAGCTTACTGAAGGTTTGTGAGGattattttgtaaaatgtttttctttttcctgaatacACCTTCAGCCTTATCTTTGGAAAGGgttattgccaaaaaaaaaaaaaacaaaaaaaacccttataatCAATAGAATAAAGTGAGTGaagtgaaattaaaacaaaatctctGAAAGAAATGATCATCAGGCAGGCATGATTTGGAGTGAGTGAATTTAGGGCCATTTCAAAGGGGGTTGAGATCCTGTATATTCCCCTTTTCTGAGtcctaaattcttttttttttttcaccttcctgaaCTTGTTTCCTAATAAAGACTTCAGCATCAAGATGAAGAAGGGTGGGTGTACCTGGCTGCAAATGAATGCAGCGTGAATGTGATCAAAATTAATTTCACAATAGGGATAATTTAGGTCTCTATGTGGCGGAGGGATGTGAGGGagaataaaaaggaaggaaacaacAAATGGGGATGAAGGCATATTTTGCCTGTAAAAGCAAATCATGGCACTTTTTTATTCTAAGTGTACACTATTTTACATGCCTTAGAGGCTTATAAAAACACACTTTAAAGTCAAAGCTGGTAGTGACTAAGAGGGCATCTGGCAAAGTGCTGGCAAGAATGAAATTATATCTGCATTTCTTACTTAAAACTTTCAGGTTTGGTGAGTGATGTTGACATTAAGCTTTATGGGGCTGTAGTGGGGAAAATGGGGAAAAACCACAGAATCGACACCTAGTGTTGAGAACAGTGCTGTGCATGTTTAGCTTATATTGTGTATTTTATGCTGTCCATCGCACTTACTGATTTGTGACCTGCTGATACAGTTGTCTTGACTGGACTTAAATCCCTGAATATATAGATAAGTGATATCCATCTATTTTGGGTGCTGTGCATTTGAGTGGAACACACATGTTGGAGAAATCACAAGACTATGTTCAGAAAGTTAGAGTTCCCACAAAGTAAAACATGGAGCGCTTCTTGTGACTGTTATAACATGTAGGTTATCAAGAAGCAGTAAAATTAAAGTGGTGTTCTACAAGCTCTCTGGTGCAAATTTTCTAGAGAACAGAACCAGATCAGATGTATAATTTTGGGGGGAGAGAGTGGGGTAATTCTC from Apteryx mantelli isolate bAptMan1 chromosome 1, bAptMan1.hap1, whole genome shotgun sequence includes:
- the TIPRL gene encoding TIP41-like protein, producing MHPVFQSSRRDFTFGPWKLSAAQTHIMKSAQAERLADELHMPSLPEMMFGDNILRIQHDHGFGIEFNATDALKCVNNCQGMIKVACAEEWQESRSETEHTKEVVKPYDWTYTTDYKGTLLGDTVTLKVVPTTEHINTEKLKAREQIMFFEEVLLFEDELHDHGVSSLSVKIRVMPSSFFVLLRFFLRVDGVLIRMNDTRLHHEADKAYMLREYTSRESKISSLKHVPPSLFTEPNEISQYLPVKETICEKLEFPEKLEPEPQASLESTCVESK